The following proteins are co-located in the Fusarium verticillioides 7600 chromosome 7, whole genome shotgun sequence genome:
- a CDS encoding AP-1 complex subunit mu-1, translated as MASALFFLDLKGKTLLARNYRGDIPMSAVEKFPVLLSEAEEDSSAVPPCFSHEGINYLYIRHNNLYLLALTKRNTNAAEILLFLHKIVEVFTEYFKALEEESIRDNFVIIYELLDEMMDFGYPQTTESKILQEYITQESHKLEIQARPPIAVTNAVSWRSEGIRYRKNEVFLDVVESLNLLVSANGNVLRSEILGAIKMKCYLSGMPELRLGLNDKVMFETTGRATRGKAIEMEDVKFHQCVRLSRFENDRTISFIPPDGEFELMSYRLNTQVKPLIWVECVVESHSGSRIEYMLKARAQFKRRSTANNVEIVVPVPDDADSPRFRTNIGSVHYAPEQSAIVWKIKQFGGGKEFLMRAELGLPSVRGDDEQGGGMMGGFGGSMGGVGGVGKGAKRPIQVKFEIPYFTTSGIQVRYLKITEPKLQYPSLPWVRYITQSGDIAVRLPDAV; from the exons ATGGCATCCGCACTCTTCTTTCTAgatctcaagggcaag ACCCTTCTTGCCCGCAACTATCGCGGTGACATTCCCATGTCAGCAGTCGAAAAGTTCCCCGTACTCCTTtcagaagctgaggaagacTCCTCTGCCGTTCCACCATGCTTCTCCCACGAAGGCATCAAC TACCTCTACATCCGCCACAACAACCTCTACCTCCTCGCCCTTACGAAACGAAACACGAATGCCGCCGAAATCCTCCTATTCCTTCACAAGATCGTCGAGGTCTTTACCGAGTACTTTAAAGCTTTAGAAGAAGAATCCATCCGAGACAACTTTGTCATCATCTACGAACTTCTCGACGAAATGATGGACTTTGGTTATCCTCAAACAACAGAGTCCAAGATCCTTCAGGAGTACATCACCCAGGAATCTCACAAGCTCGAGATCCAAGCACGGCCACCAATTGCCGTCACAAACGCCGTGTCGTGGCGATCAGAGGGTATCCGCTACCGCAAGAACGAAGTATTCCTCGACGTTGTCGAGTCTCTCAACCTTTTGGTGTCTGCAAACGGCAACGTCCTTCGATCAGAAATTCTTGGCGCCATCAAGATGAAGTGTTATCTCAGCGGTATGCCCGAGCTGCGTCTAGGATTGAATGACAAGGTCATGTTTGAGACAACCGGTCGAGCCACCCGCGGTAAAGCTATCGAGATGGAAGACGTCAAGTTCCACCAATGTGTACGACTATCACGATTCGAAAACGACCGAACCATCTCCTTTATCCCCCCTGACGGCGAATTCGAGCTCATGTCCTACCGTCTCAACACCCAAGTCAAGCCCCTGATTTGGGTTGAATGCGTTGTCGAATCCCATTCAGGCTCCCGAATCGAATACATGCTCAAGGCTCGAGCACAGTTCAAGCGCCGCAGTACCGCCAACAATGTTGAAATCGTGGTTCCCGTTCCAGATGACGCCGACAGCCCTCGCTTCCGAACAAACATCGGATCTGTCCATTACGCCCCTGAGCAAAGTGCTATTGTCTGGAAGATTAAACAatttggtggtggtaaggAATTTCTCATGCGTGCGGAGCTGGGCCTGCCAAGCGTGAGAGGAGATGACGAACAAGGTGGTGGTATGATGGGTGGTTTCGGTGGTAGCATGGGAGGAGTCGGGGGAGTGGGTAAGGGTGCCAAGCGACCTATCCAGGTCAAGTTTGAGATCCCTTACTTTACCACAAGTGGTATTCAGGTTCGGTATCTAAAGATTACCGAGCCAAAG TTGCAATATCCTTCGCTTCCTTGGGTTCGATACATTACCCAATCTGGCGATATCGCTGTACGGCTTCCCGACGCAGTCTGA
- a CDS encoding AP-1 complex subunit mu-1: MSAVEKFPVLLSEAEEDSSAVPPCFSHEGINYLYIRHNNLYLLALTKRNTNAAEILLFLHKIVEVFTEYFKALEEESIRDNFVIIYELLDEMMDFGYPQTTESKILQEYITQESHKLEIQARPPIAVTNAVSWRSEGIRYRKNEVFLDVVESLNLLVSANGNVLRSEILGAIKMKCYLSGMPELRLGLNDKVMFETTGRATRGKAIEMEDVKFHQCVRLSRFENDRTISFIPPDGEFELMSYRLNTQVKPLIWVECVVESHSGSRIEYMLKARAQFKRRSTANNVEIVVPVPDDADSPRFRTNIGSVHYAPEQSAIVWKIKQFGGGKEFLMRAELGLPSVRGDDEQGGGMMGGFGGSMGGVGGVGKGAKRPIQVKFEIPYFTTSGIQVRYLKITEPKLQYPSLPWVRYITQSGDIAVRLPDAV; this comes from the exons ATGTCAGCAGTCGAAAAGTTCCCCGTACTCCTTtcagaagctgaggaagacTCCTCTGCCGTTCCACCATGCTTCTCCCACGAAGGCATCAAC TACCTCTACATCCGCCACAACAACCTCTACCTCCTCGCCCTTACGAAACGAAACACGAATGCCGCCGAAATCCTCCTATTCCTTCACAAGATCGTCGAGGTCTTTACCGAGTACTTTAAAGCTTTAGAAGAAGAATCCATCCGAGACAACTTTGTCATCATCTACGAACTTCTCGACGAAATGATGGACTTTGGTTATCCTCAAACAACAGAGTCCAAGATCCTTCAGGAGTACATCACCCAGGAATCTCACAAGCTCGAGATCCAAGCACGGCCACCAATTGCCGTCACAAACGCCGTGTCGTGGCGATCAGAGGGTATCCGCTACCGCAAGAACGAAGTATTCCTCGACGTTGTCGAGTCTCTCAACCTTTTGGTGTCTGCAAACGGCAACGTCCTTCGATCAGAAATTCTTGGCGCCATCAAGATGAAGTGTTATCTCAGCGGTATGCCCGAGCTGCGTCTAGGATTGAATGACAAGGTCATGTTTGAGACAACCGGTCGAGCCACCCGCGGTAAAGCTATCGAGATGGAAGACGTCAAGTTCCACCAATGTGTACGACTATCACGATTCGAAAACGACCGAACCATCTCCTTTATCCCCCCTGACGGCGAATTCGAGCTCATGTCCTACCGTCTCAACACCCAAGTCAAGCCCCTGATTTGGGTTGAATGCGTTGTCGAATCCCATTCAGGCTCCCGAATCGAATACATGCTCAAGGCTCGAGCACAGTTCAAGCGCCGCAGTACCGCCAACAATGTTGAAATCGTGGTTCCCGTTCCAGATGACGCCGACAGCCCTCGCTTCCGAACAAACATCGGATCTGTCCATTACGCCCCTGAGCAAAGTGCTATTGTCTGGAAGATTAAACAatttggtggtggtaaggAATTTCTCATGCGTGCGGAGCTGGGCCTGCCAAGCGTGAGAGGAGATGACGAACAAGGTGGTGGTATGATGGGTGGTTTCGGTGGTAGCATGGGAGGAGTCGGGGGAGTGGGTAAGGGTGCCAAGCGACCTATCCAGGTCAAGTTTGAGATCCCTTACTTTACCACAAGTGGTATTCAGGTTCGGTATCTAAAGATTACCGAGCCAAAG TTGCAATATCCTTCGCTTCCTTGGGTTCGATACATTACCCAATCTGGCGATATCGCTGTACGGCTTCCCGACGCAGTCTGA